The Streptomyces sp. NBC_00224 genome has a window encoding:
- a CDS encoding bifunctional DNA primase/polymerase — protein sequence MREILGRRRRLRFRRSERAAQLGAALTCATEWKWPVLPGVGLKAAGGRGDRGRGCACPDPDCAVPGAHPFDPGLLAASTDERLVRWWWTNRPAAPVLLATGDRAPCAVSLPAVAGARALTVLDEMGIRLGPVVATPTRWSLLVAPYSMERLGDLLYSKDWVPSSLRFHGEGGYLVLPPSETGKGQVRWERAPLPGSARPWLPDVEAVVDALVAASTSAPDGGSRLAY from the coding sequence ATGCGCGAGATCCTCGGAAGGCGACGCAGGCTCCGGTTCCGGCGCAGTGAAAGGGCTGCTCAGCTTGGCGCCGCGCTGACCTGCGCGACCGAGTGGAAATGGCCCGTACTCCCAGGTGTGGGACTCAAGGCGGCCGGCGGCCGCGGTGACCGGGGCCGCGGCTGTGCCTGTCCCGACCCCGATTGCGCCGTCCCGGGGGCGCACCCCTTCGACCCGGGGCTCCTCGCGGCCTCGACCGACGAACGCCTGGTGCGCTGGTGGTGGACCAACCGCCCGGCCGCGCCCGTGCTCCTCGCGACGGGCGACAGGGCGCCGTGCGCGGTGAGCCTCCCGGCTGTCGCCGGGGCGCGGGCGCTCACGGTCCTCGACGAGATGGGTATCCGGCTCGGCCCGGTGGTGGCGACGCCCACCCGGTGGTCGCTGCTGGTGGCTCCTTACTCGATGGAACGTCTGGGTGACCTCCTCTACTCCAAGGACTGGGTGCCGAGTTCGCTCCGCTTCCACGGAGAGGGCGGATATCTGGTGCTGCCCCCGTCCGAGACGGGCAAGGGGCAGGTGCGCTGGGAGCGGGCTCCACTGCCGGGGTCGGCCAGGCCCTGGCTGCCGGATGTGGAGGCGGTGGTGGACGCGCTGGTCGCGGCGTCGACCAGTGCACCGGACGGCGGGTCCCGGCTCGCGTACTGA